From a single Alkalihalophilus pseudofirmus genomic region:
- a CDS encoding lysine N(6)-hydroxylase/L-ornithine N(5)-oxygenase family protein, producing the protein MKDSHYDVIGVGIGPFNLGLAALLEENTEIKAVFFDKTEVFQWHPGMLLEQSDLQVPFLADLVTLADPTSKYSFLNYLHVHNRMYQFYFFKRLDVPRVEYNDYCQWVVSELSTLHFGKMVTSVEYDRDHKLYNIEVQDVQTGEATSYTTAHIVMGTGSTPLIPSPIDEKLNEDVIHTSRYKHYEKEFKESRSVTVVGSGQSAAEVFYDLLLTQRENNYQLTWFTRSPGFFQLEAGKLGQEVFSPDYVQYFHELSYEKRKDALPMLGGLRNGVEAETLHAIYDLLYHRSIRREDPAVMIQAMTSVNDVIKKEPMRYELMCEQWQQEEKFTHETEKVVFATGYKPHLPDWLLDMKDEFKWESEKEFAVTNDYRLKFNDERENHLFVLTNLEHSHGASATNLALSVRRNQTIINTITRNEIFSLNNDTVFQQFDRKNEGAQP; encoded by the coding sequence ATGAAAGACAGTCATTATGATGTGATAGGGGTCGGGATAGGGCCGTTCAATTTAGGGCTCGCTGCATTACTAGAAGAAAACACCGAGATAAAGGCAGTATTTTTTGATAAAACAGAGGTGTTTCAATGGCATCCTGGCATGCTGCTTGAGCAGTCGGATCTTCAAGTCCCTTTCTTAGCAGATCTCGTCACATTAGCAGATCCGACAAGCAAGTACAGTTTTCTTAACTACCTGCATGTGCATAACCGGATGTATCAGTTTTATTTCTTTAAACGCCTTGATGTGCCTAGAGTAGAATATAATGACTATTGTCAGTGGGTCGTATCAGAGCTGTCCACGCTTCATTTTGGAAAAATGGTCACATCAGTGGAGTACGATCGTGATCATAAGCTTTACAATATTGAGGTGCAAGATGTACAGACGGGTGAAGCGACCTCCTATACAACAGCTCATATTGTTATGGGAACGGGCAGTACACCCCTTATTCCCTCTCCAATCGATGAGAAATTAAATGAAGATGTCATTCATACGAGCCGCTATAAGCATTATGAAAAAGAATTTAAAGAATCAAGAAGTGTGACAGTTGTAGGGTCTGGGCAAAGTGCGGCAGAAGTATTCTATGATCTGCTGCTTACTCAGCGGGAAAATAACTATCAATTAACATGGTTTACTCGTTCGCCAGGCTTCTTTCAGCTTGAAGCGGGGAAACTTGGACAAGAGGTATTTTCACCAGATTATGTTCAGTATTTTCATGAGCTTTCTTACGAGAAAAGAAAAGATGCTCTGCCGATGCTTGGCGGGCTGCGTAATGGCGTAGAAGCAGAAACCCTGCATGCCATTTATGATTTGCTGTACCACCGTTCTATTAGAAGAGAAGACCCAGCAGTAATGATCCAGGCGATGACTTCTGTGAATGATGTGATCAAAAAAGAACCGATGAGATACGAGTTAATGTGTGAACAATGGCAGCAAGAAGAAAAATTCACACATGAAACAGAGAAAGTTGTGTTTGCAACTGGCTATAAACCTCATCTTCCGGATTGGCTTCTCGATATGAAAGATGAATTTAAATGGGAAAGCGAGAAAGAATTTGCTGTAACTAATGATTATCGTCTTAAGTTTAATGATGAACGTGAAAATCATTTATTTGTACTTACGAATCTTGAGCATTCGCATGGTGCAAGTGCAACGAACCTAGCTTTATCTGTTCGTAGAAATCAAACGATTATCAATACCATTACAAGAAATGAGATTTTCTCTCTAAATAACGATACGGTTTTTCAACAATTTGATCGGAAAAATGAAGGAGCACAGCCTTAG
- a CDS encoding catalase — translation MKKLSTNQGASIYDNQNSRTAGQRGPALLEDYQLIEKLAHFDRERIPERVVHARGAGAHGVFKVTHSLKRFSKAAVFQEGAQTAVFARFSTVIHGQHSPETLRDPRGFAVKFYTEEGNWDFVGNNLPVFFIRDAMKFPDMVHSLKPDPRTNRQDPDRYWDFMTLRPESTNMLTHLFSDEGIPASYRHMRGSSVHAFKLINEFGNTVYAKFRWVPKQEVKNLSMEEAAEIQAENFNHASQDLYESIENGDYPEWDLYVQILDPADMDKFDFDPLDATKDWFEEDIPYQLVGTMTLNRNPENVFAETEQVGFNPGVVVPGIEPSEDKLLQGRLFSYSDTQRYRVGPNYMQLPINCPFAQVNNNQRDGAMTFKQQPGHINYEPNRYADTPKEDGAHTDPMMPVQGMAGRQPIDKPNNFGQAGQVWRRYSKEEQDAVIKNMTADLQGVSEQTVMLAICNFYRADEEFGQRLADSLGKDITPYVEKLKQM, via the coding sequence ATGAAAAAATTATCGACAAACCAAGGTGCCTCAATTTATGACAACCAAAATTCTCGTACAGCAGGTCAACGCGGTCCGGCGCTGCTTGAGGATTATCAATTGATTGAAAAGCTTGCTCATTTCGATCGTGAGCGTATTCCTGAGCGTGTCGTCCATGCTCGCGGTGCAGGAGCTCATGGTGTATTTAAAGTAACACACAGTCTAAAGCGTTTCTCTAAAGCAGCTGTATTTCAAGAAGGAGCCCAAACGGCTGTATTCGCTCGTTTCTCAACCGTTATACACGGTCAGCATTCACCTGAAACATTACGTGATCCGCGTGGATTTGCGGTGAAATTTTATACTGAAGAGGGAAACTGGGACTTTGTAGGTAATAATTTGCCGGTGTTCTTTATACGAGATGCAATGAAATTCCCTGACATGGTTCATTCATTGAAGCCAGACCCACGTACAAATCGTCAAGACCCAGACCGTTACTGGGATTTTATGACGCTTCGTCCTGAGTCTACAAATATGTTAACCCACTTGTTCTCTGATGAGGGGATTCCAGCCAGCTACCGCCACATGCGCGGGTCAAGTGTTCATGCATTTAAATTGATTAATGAGTTTGGAAATACCGTCTATGCTAAATTCCGCTGGGTACCAAAGCAAGAGGTGAAAAATCTATCAATGGAAGAAGCGGCTGAAATTCAAGCTGAGAACTTCAACCATGCATCACAAGATTTATATGAATCGATTGAGAATGGGGATTATCCGGAATGGGACCTTTATGTTCAGATTCTAGATCCAGCTGATATGGACAAGTTTGACTTTGATCCGCTTGATGCGACAAAAGATTGGTTTGAAGAAGATATTCCTTATCAATTAGTTGGAACAATGACATTGAATAGAAACCCGGAGAATGTTTTTGCTGAAACCGAGCAAGTAGGATTCAACCCTGGTGTGGTGGTTCCTGGTATCGAGCCATCTGAAGATAAATTGCTGCAAGGCCGACTATTCTCATACTCAGATACACAGCGCTACCGCGTGGGACCTAACTATATGCAGCTGCCAATCAACTGCCCGTTTGCCCAAGTAAACAACAACCAGCGTGACGGGGCAATGACTTTTAAACAGCAGCCGGGTCATATCAATTACGAACCTAACCGTTATGCAGATACACCGAAAGAAGATGGCGCTCATACTGATCCTATGATGCCTGTTCAAGGGATGGCAGGCCGTCAGCCGATTGATAAGCCAAATAACTTTGGTCAAGCAGGTCAAGTATGGAGACGTTACTCTAAAGAAGAGCAGGATGCCGTTATTAAGAATATGACAGCCGACCTTCAGGGAGTATCGGAACAAACAGTGATGCTTGCGATCTGTAATTTCTACCGAGCTGACGAAGAATTTGGCCAGCGTTTAGCCGATTCATTAGGTAAAGATATTACGCCTTATGTGGAGAAATTGAAGCAAATGTAA
- a CDS encoding Ger(x)C family spore germination protein, giving the protein MRKILFALCLCIFLSGCLESKEIQSVSYAISMGVDFKDEQYELTVQFLDFSNVAKSEQGKGGEVPLWIAVGRGRSLDDAVREIYRTIQLPVNYEHLYNIVLSESVLERKTSETIDLLTENFLIPYSAWIYSTTQPMQEILASKVIFNYPFLYSRLSQPKDMQGQLSSVPPLSLQEFMLEYEEPTKTIMTPSINIDKSAIKEDLTGIPVPYFEGAHIVKDKKHLGYLSITDLEGYILTNNESERSLFDVKEEDMFLTVELNNPKYKIKQTSSDDGTGFELAVTIPGVLRENSTELSMDEVKRKVETAIKAEISHSINKGRELGADIFQLEDYLFRRHHADWRSIQETSDTFEFEKIVVTLQPFNSINKTDYKFKNKSKE; this is encoded by the coding sequence ATGAGAAAGATTTTATTCGCTTTATGTTTATGTATATTCTTATCTGGATGCCTTGAAAGTAAGGAAATACAGTCGGTTTCCTATGCCATTTCAATGGGCGTGGATTTTAAAGATGAACAGTATGAACTTACCGTGCAATTCTTAGATTTTAGTAACGTGGCTAAATCGGAACAAGGAAAGGGCGGAGAAGTCCCATTATGGATAGCTGTCGGTCGGGGGAGGAGCCTTGATGATGCGGTTAGAGAAATATATCGAACCATTCAGCTCCCGGTAAATTATGAGCATCTATATAACATTGTCTTAAGCGAATCCGTACTTGAGCGGAAAACAAGTGAAACGATCGACTTATTAACCGAAAACTTTCTTATCCCTTATTCTGCCTGGATCTACAGCACAACGCAGCCTATGCAAGAAATTTTGGCGAGCAAAGTCATCTTTAATTACCCTTTTCTCTATTCGAGGTTATCACAGCCAAAAGATATGCAGGGACAGCTCTCAAGTGTTCCACCACTCTCACTGCAAGAATTTATGCTCGAATACGAAGAACCAACAAAAACGATAATGACTCCTTCCATAAATATTGATAAAAGTGCAATTAAAGAAGACCTTACAGGGATTCCAGTGCCCTATTTTGAAGGTGCTCATATTGTAAAAGACAAGAAGCATTTAGGGTATCTTTCTATTACTGATCTTGAAGGTTATATTTTAACGAACAATGAATCAGAACGCTCTCTTTTTGACGTAAAAGAAGAAGATATGTTCTTAACCGTTGAGTTGAATAATCCAAAGTATAAAATAAAGCAGACGTCATCAGATGATGGGACAGGCTTTGAATTAGCAGTTACTATACCAGGTGTTCTTCGTGAGAACTCAACTGAGCTTTCAATGGATGAAGTTAAACGAAAGGTAGAAACAGCCATAAAAGCTGAAATCTCTCACTCGATTAACAAAGGGAGGGAATTAGGTGCTGATATTTTTCAATTAGAAGATTATCTTTTTAGGCGCCACCACGCAGATTGGCGAAGCATCCAAGAAACGTCTGATACATTTGAATTTGAAAAAATTGTAGTCACTTTACAACCATTCAATTCTATAAATAAAACAGATTACAAGTTCAAAAATAAGAGCAAGGAGTGA
- a CDS encoding spore germination protein, with the protein MTQDNRFSSHDDEQYTNKDWLSQQFHASSDIVIKDYPKENVLLMFCEPLIDHTALHSNLLYLKENEFKLEELSTLVQLTTIKKKSFSFSLLYKYLYDGYLYIASKEKTSDSVFFLNIAKIPARFPDESVSEVSTRGPKDGFIEQASVNVGLVRKRLKSPSFVVEDFTIGKRSNTNVSLLYIADIIDENILKTVKARLTKIDTDILTSSEELEDYISDQKFSLFPLINYTGRPDFVTKAINQGRVALIVDGSPTALIAPANLSFLLKTAEDNNTSFYFASVERVIRTIGLLTSIFLPGFYTALTSHNLGQLPFPLIATISVSRSGLPFSNFLEMLIMLIMFELFKEAGARLPKGVGQTVAVLGGLIIGDAAIRGGITSPTMLVVVGVTAISSFTLVNQSLTGNLFIARIYILFLSSGLGLFGFFVGFLSLTIHVASLRSFGTSYVSFSKIETFKDLVSIFFRLPKPLLTKRAPELDPNDKTRGQS; encoded by the coding sequence ATGACACAAGACAACCGGTTTTCTAGTCATGATGATGAACAATATACAAATAAAGACTGGTTATCTCAACAGTTTCACGCCTCCTCAGACATCGTGATTAAAGATTATCCTAAAGAGAATGTTCTATTGATGTTTTGTGAACCGTTAATAGATCATACGGCCCTGCATTCCAACCTTTTATATTTAAAGGAAAACGAGTTTAAATTAGAAGAATTATCCACTTTAGTTCAACTGACAACAATAAAGAAAAAATCTTTTTCGTTCTCTTTATTATATAAGTATCTTTATGACGGCTACCTTTATATCGCTTCTAAAGAGAAAACGTCAGATTCTGTTTTCTTTTTAAATATTGCTAAAATCCCTGCCCGTTTCCCTGATGAATCTGTCTCAGAGGTATCGACAAGAGGTCCTAAAGATGGGTTTATTGAACAAGCATCAGTAAATGTGGGGTTAGTTCGAAAGCGTTTAAAATCCCCTAGTTTTGTAGTAGAAGACTTCACTATAGGGAAACGATCAAATACAAACGTTTCATTACTCTATATCGCAGACATTATTGATGAAAACATCTTAAAAACTGTAAAGGCTAGATTGACTAAAATCGACACCGACATCCTTACAAGCAGCGAAGAGTTAGAGGATTACATATCTGACCAAAAATTTTCGTTATTCCCTTTAATAAATTATACAGGCCGTCCAGATTTCGTTACAAAAGCCATAAACCAAGGTCGAGTTGCTCTAATAGTAGACGGCTCGCCAACGGCACTTATTGCCCCTGCCAATTTATCCTTTCTATTAAAAACAGCCGAAGATAACAATACTAGTTTTTATTTTGCCTCTGTTGAGAGAGTCATTCGCACCATTGGGTTGTTAACAAGTATTTTTCTTCCGGGATTTTATACGGCACTAACTTCACATAATTTAGGGCAGCTTCCTTTTCCCTTAATCGCCACGATATCTGTTTCCAGGAGCGGCTTGCCATTTTCAAATTTTCTAGAAATGCTTATTATGTTAATTATGTTCGAGCTGTTTAAAGAGGCTGGTGCAAGGCTTCCAAAAGGGGTCGGCCAAACAGTAGCCGTCTTAGGCGGGTTAATTATTGGTGATGCCGCGATAAGGGGCGGCATTACTTCACCCACCATGTTGGTGGTCGTCGGGGTAACAGCCATTTCTAGTTTCACATTAGTCAATCAATCACTTACAGGAAATCTATTTATTGCTCGGATTTATATCCTCTTTTTAAGCTCCGGGTTAGGGTTATTTGGATTCTTTGTAGGGTTTCTGTCTCTTACTATTCATGTCGCTTCTCTTCGATCTTTCGGAACTTCTTATGTTTCCTTTAGTAAAATAGAGACGTTCAAAGATTTAGTCAGTATTTTCTTCAGGCTGCCTAAACCTTTACTAACCAAACGAGCACCTGAATTAGATCCTAATGATAAAACTCGGGGGCAGTCATGA
- a CDS encoding endospore germination permease, producing the protein MPFGIVTLAFIVFLCVGLFAHVQVIPALLSVSHRDSWISILLTTFLWVVWAFVIYKILRLLYKKDIPVFLKKHSKSPVWYYVITLPFAAYLFLGVIITIKDIAYWSQLTYAPNLSIWIINGLLLLFCFFCVRSGFNTIGNVSLLILPLVVFLGFFVATANIPKKHYELLLPLFENGLIPTFQGLIYTSLPIMEFFILFFIHSHFSKNFSYKSILIIGLLIIGLMLGPTIGTIVEFGPEYSSLFRYPAYEQWRILTIGKYFSNVDFFATFQWLSGGIVRISLFLFILVNIFKNYKLQTSKSVYILFILAYIISVLPMDPYLFYDWTFTYYFPIALIVLVIHTLFLLITLYIMDRKTKERNGSL; encoded by the coding sequence ATGCCGTTTGGAATCGTCACACTAGCCTTCATTGTCTTCTTATGTGTTGGTTTATTTGCTCATGTACAAGTTATTCCGGCTTTATTATCCGTATCTCATCGTGATTCCTGGATCAGCATTCTTTTAACGACCTTCTTATGGGTTGTATGGGCATTTGTTATTTATAAAATTTTACGTCTTCTCTACAAAAAAGATATCCCTGTTTTTCTAAAGAAACATTCAAAGTCTCCTGTTTGGTATTACGTTATAACTCTCCCTTTTGCTGCTTATCTTTTTTTGGGTGTGATCATTACTATTAAAGACATTGCCTATTGGAGTCAATTAACCTACGCACCTAATCTGTCTATATGGATTATCAATGGATTACTGCTATTATTTTGTTTTTTTTGTGTTCGTTCAGGATTTAACACTATCGGAAATGTGAGCTTATTAATTTTACCACTCGTTGTCTTTTTAGGCTTTTTCGTCGCGACGGCTAATATCCCGAAAAAACATTACGAGTTACTGCTCCCATTATTTGAAAATGGGCTTATCCCTACGTTCCAAGGTTTAATTTATACTTCTTTACCCATCATGGAGTTTTTCATTTTGTTTTTTATTCATTCTCATTTCAGTAAAAACTTCTCGTATAAAAGCATCCTTATTATCGGGCTGTTAATTATCGGATTAATGTTAGGGCCGACCATCGGTACAATTGTCGAATTTGGTCCGGAATACTCTTCATTATTCAGGTATCCAGCATATGAACAATGGCGGATCCTAACCATCGGGAAATATTTTTCCAATGTGGACTTCTTTGCGACCTTTCAATGGCTCTCAGGTGGAATTGTACGGATCAGCCTTTTTTTATTTATTTTGGTAAATATATTCAAAAATTATAAGCTCCAAACAAGCAAAAGCGTATACATCCTTTTCATTTTAGCGTATATCATTTCAGTGCTGCCGATGGACCCTTACCTTTTTTACGACTGGACCTTTACTTATTACTTTCCAATTGCTTTGATCGTGTTAGTTATCCACACTCTCTTCTTACTAATAACCCTTTATATAATGGATCGAAAAACAAAAGAAAGGAATGGTTCGCTATGA
- a CDS encoding GNAT family N-acetyltransferase, which translates to MFYHHIREDLALKLVAVQDVEETFQLIDRNRAYLKEWLPWVDYSKTAEDTKSFVLANLKNFAEQKSLTTYIVYNKQIAGIASFNTIDWNNKSVSIGYWIGQEFEGNGIVSDSVKALTNHAFHDLGLNRVEIRAAVQNEKSRAVAERLGFIQEGIVRETEWLYDHYVDHVIYSMLRRDWKALQA; encoded by the coding sequence ATGTTTTATCACCATATTCGTGAAGATCTCGCTTTAAAATTAGTCGCTGTACAAGACGTTGAAGAAACGTTTCAACTGATAGACCGCAACCGTGCTTATTTAAAAGAATGGCTTCCTTGGGTTGATTACTCGAAAACAGCAGAAGATACTAAATCGTTTGTACTTGCTAACTTAAAGAATTTTGCCGAACAAAAAAGCCTAACCACCTACATTGTCTATAACAAACAAATTGCAGGTATTGCTAGTTTTAATACAATTGATTGGAACAATAAGAGTGTCTCCATCGGCTATTGGATAGGGCAGGAATTCGAAGGGAACGGCATCGTGTCTGATTCAGTCAAAGCATTAACCAACCATGCTTTTCATGATCTCGGTTTAAACAGGGTTGAGATACGAGCAGCCGTTCAAAATGAAAAAAGCCGTGCTGTAGCTGAGCGGCTTGGTTTCATACAAGAAGGAATTGTTAGAGAAACGGAATGGCTATATGACCATTATGTCGATCATGTCATTTATTCGATGTTAAGACGAGATTGGAAAGCACTACAAGCCTGA
- a CDS encoding gamma-glutamyltransferase family protein — translation MNVQHDPQMYPYPSQRNVVYGRKGMVATSQPLAAQAGLDILKQGGNAIDAAIATAACLTVVEPTSNGIGSDCFALVWVDGKLHGLNGSGQAPNALSIDAVKAAGHDKELPTFGMTPVTVPGTPRAWAELSRKFGKLPLTEVLKPAIDYAEGGFPVSPTLAKYWNGAFTTFSKLFKGEEFKAWFETFAPEGRAPRAGEMWKSPGHAATLKKIAQTDAEDFYTGEIADQIDAYFKEYNGYLRKEDLEAYQPEWVEPISVSYRGYDVWEIPPNGQGLIALEALKILEGYEFTEKDSVDTLHKQIEAMKLAFIDGMKYITDPKDMKVTPDALLSESYAKERRELIGEEALTPEPGTPPRGGTVYLAAADGEGNMVSFIQSNYMGFGSGIVVPGTGIAMQNRGHNFSLDETHDNCLKPGKKTYHTIIPGFLTKGDEAVGPFGVMGGFMQPQGHVQVVMNTVDFHLNPQAALDSPRWMWSEGKTVHVEGSLPSHLAQALKRKGHDIQVALEGGPFGRGQIIWRDPKTGVLAGGTEHRTDGEVAAW, via the coding sequence ATGAATGTACAACATGATCCGCAAATGTATCCATATCCTTCCCAGAGGAATGTCGTCTATGGCCGGAAGGGAATGGTTGCTACTTCACAGCCGCTTGCCGCTCAAGCGGGTTTAGACATTTTGAAACAGGGCGGAAATGCAATTGATGCAGCTATTGCTACTGCAGCCTGTCTGACAGTTGTAGAGCCGACATCTAATGGAATTGGCTCAGATTGCTTTGCGCTAGTGTGGGTAGATGGCAAGCTTCACGGATTAAATGGCAGCGGTCAAGCGCCGAACGCTTTATCAATTGATGCCGTAAAGGCTGCTGGACATGATAAGGAGCTCCCTACATTCGGGATGACACCAGTCACGGTTCCTGGAACCCCGCGTGCGTGGGCTGAGCTATCTAGGAAATTTGGTAAGCTTCCTTTGACAGAGGTGCTTAAACCAGCGATTGATTATGCTGAAGGTGGCTTTCCGGTTTCGCCAACTCTTGCTAAATATTGGAATGGGGCATTTACTACCTTTTCTAAGCTGTTTAAAGGAGAAGAATTTAAGGCGTGGTTTGAGACGTTTGCACCAGAAGGGCGTGCTCCGCGTGCAGGAGAAATGTGGAAATCTCCTGGTCATGCTGCTACGTTAAAAAAGATTGCCCAAACAGATGCAGAAGATTTTTACACAGGAGAAATTGCCGATCAGATTGATGCTTATTTTAAAGAATATAATGGATATTTACGCAAGGAGGACTTAGAAGCGTACCAACCTGAGTGGGTAGAACCGATCTCTGTTTCTTACCGTGGATATGATGTGTGGGAAATCCCGCCTAATGGCCAAGGTCTGATTGCATTAGAAGCGCTGAAGATTCTAGAAGGCTATGAATTTACCGAGAAAGATTCAGTTGATACCCTTCATAAACAAATCGAAGCGATGAAACTTGCATTTATTGATGGAATGAAATACATTACCGATCCAAAAGACATGAAGGTGACACCGGATGCCCTGCTTTCAGAAAGCTATGCCAAAGAGCGCAGAGAGCTGATTGGTGAGGAAGCGCTCACACCGGAGCCAGGAACGCCGCCAAGAGGAGGAACTGTTTACCTTGCTGCAGCTGATGGTGAGGGGAATATGGTTTCCTTTATTCAAAGCAACTATATGGGCTTCGGTTCTGGTATTGTCGTTCCGGGAACGGGCATTGCGATGCAAAACCGTGGTCATAATTTCTCTTTAGATGAAACCCATGACAACTGTTTGAAGCCTGGCAAGAAAACCTATCATACTATTATTCCGGGCTTTTTAACCAAAGGCGATGAGGCAGTAGGACCATTTGGTGTAATGGGAGGCTTTATGCAGCCGCAAGGACATGTTCAAGTGGTGATGAATACAGTTGATTTTCATCTGAATCCGCAAGCTGCTCTAGATTCACCACGCTGGATGTGGTCAGAAGGGAAAACAGTACATGTAGAAGGAAGCTTGCCTTCTCATTTAGCACAAGCCTTAAAAAGAAAAGGTCATGACATTCAAGTCGCTCTTGAAGGAGGTCCATTTGGAAGAGGACAGATTATCTGGAGAGATCCCAAGACGGGCGTACTAGCAGGAGGCACAGAACATCGTACAGACGGTGAAGTAGCAGCTTGGTAA
- a CDS encoding Lrp/AsnC family transcriptional regulator: protein MKIDATDRKILALLTDNGRMSYVDIAKELGLSRVAIRERIHQLQEEGVIEKFSVVINSDKVGKSVSAFFEVDCEPTSLVQVAETLAENPKVASCYQMTGPSTLHMHVLVEDFDQLENFINEELYALEGITRVESHILLRRFKSRSGLKL, encoded by the coding sequence ATGAAAATAGATGCAACAGACCGAAAGATTCTAGCTTTGCTTACTGATAACGGCAGGATGTCTTATGTTGATATAGCTAAAGAATTAGGGCTCTCACGTGTGGCGATCAGGGAGCGAATTCATCAGCTCCAAGAAGAAGGAGTCATTGAGAAGTTCAGTGTCGTTATCAACTCTGATAAAGTCGGTAAATCCGTCTCTGCGTTTTTTGAAGTGGATTGTGAGCCAACCTCTCTTGTTCAAGTGGCTGAGACCTTAGCTGAAAACCCTAAGGTGGCTAGCTGCTATCAAATGACCGGACCAAGCACTCTGCATATGCATGTCCTAGTCGAAGACTTCGATCAATTAGAGAACTTTATCAATGAAGAGCTGTATGCACTTGAAGGGATTACCCGCGTAGAAAGCCATATTCTCCTGAGACGATTTAAGAGCCGAAGCGGATTAAAACTATAA
- a CDS encoding chromate transporter yields the protein MDITLQRNLFIAFFRSGILGYGGGPSTIPLVHKEVVERFGWMNDQEFADVLALGNALPGPIATKMAGYIGYKVGGWVGLINSLIATVLPTVLLMVGLIGLLSSFRESRVVAGMTAAVAPVVGVMLFVLTMQFLKQSKKGIGLAVTIVLSIVSLAAYQLLGIHPAIVIGILIVYGLAVRPRREKEGAAS from the coding sequence ATGGATATTACATTGCAAAGAAACTTATTTATTGCCTTTTTTCGTTCGGGCATCCTTGGATACGGAGGAGGTCCTTCGACCATTCCGCTTGTCCATAAGGAAGTGGTCGAGCGCTTTGGCTGGATGAATGATCAAGAGTTTGCGGACGTATTAGCGCTTGGAAATGCGCTGCCGGGTCCAATTGCGACAAAAATGGCGGGCTATATCGGCTACAAAGTAGGGGGATGGGTTGGTTTAATCAATAGCCTCATCGCGACAGTTCTGCCTACTGTTCTTTTAATGGTCGGGCTGATCGGTCTTTTATCGTCATTTCGAGAGTCGCGTGTGGTGGCTGGAATGACAGCTGCAGTGGCCCCGGTTGTCGGCGTGATGCTGTTCGTTTTAACGATGCAATTTCTAAAGCAGTCTAAAAAAGGTATTGGTCTTGCTGTAACAATCGTTCTAAGTATCGTGAGTTTAGCTGCTTATCAACTTTTAGGCATTCATCCTGCCATTGTGATTGGGATATTAATTGTGTACGGATTAGCTGTACGTCCGAGACGTGAAAAAGAGGGGGCGGCATCATGA
- a CDS encoding chromate transporter, translating to MIYWELFLAFFIPGIVGYGGGPASIPLIQTEVVNRYGWVTVEEFGELLAIGNALPGPIATKMAGYIGYEVGGVLGASVALFATIAPSLIIMIFLLGILYKFKDSPRVKRMTGLIKPTIAILLGVLAFEFFDTSVFNSGWVQTIFLIVISYLLLERWKVHPALVIAGALLYGGLFLGHGGV from the coding sequence ATGATTTATTGGGAGTTGTTTTTAGCCTTCTTCATTCCTGGTATTGTCGGCTATGGGGGAGGACCAGCGTCTATTCCTCTAATCCAGACAGAGGTTGTCAACCGCTATGGGTGGGTGACAGTAGAAGAATTTGGAGAGCTGCTTGCTATTGGAAATGCGCTGCCGGGACCGATTGCCACAAAAATGGCAGGTTATATCGGCTATGAAGTAGGTGGTGTACTCGGTGCATCTGTTGCTTTATTTGCAACAATTGCTCCTTCTTTAATTATTATGATTTTCTTATTGGGCATTTTGTATAAGTTCAAAGATTCTCCTCGTGTGAAAAGGATGACCGGACTTATTAAGCCTACCATTGCTATTTTACTAGGCGTCCTTGCCTTTGAGTTCTTTGATACATCTGTATTCAACTCAGGATGGGTTCAAACGATCTTTCTTATTGTTATTAGCTATCTGCTTCTTGAAAGGTGGAAAGTACACCCTGCTCTAGTCATAGCAGGGGCGTTGCTATACGGCGGCTTATTTCTGGGGCATGGCGGTGTGTAG